One genomic window of Numida meleagris isolate 19003 breed g44 Domestic line chromosome 1, NumMel1.0, whole genome shotgun sequence includes the following:
- the LOC110392658 gene encoding trefoil factor 2-like encodes MDLKGICLLFVILAVALISSTEGKPPSRCQCKIAARERRNCGPPGISAADCRKAGCCFNASVPGVPWCFTPKPKKVKKVCPADSRIRVNCGYPGITAKECLSRKCCFRAHPAGVPWCFYHRTVEEGC; translated from the exons ATGGATCTGAAAGGGATCTGCTTGCTCTTTGTCATCCTCGCTGTAGCCCTCATCTCctcaacagaaggaaaaccacCAT CAAGATGCCAGTGCAAAATAGCTGCCAGGGAGCGGAGGAACTGCGGCCCCCCAGGAATTTCAGCAGCAGACTGCAGGAAGGCTGGATGCTGCTTCAACGCTTCAGTCCCTGGCGTCCCCTGGTGCTTCACTCCTAAACCAAAGAAAG TTAAGAAAGTCTGCCCTGCTGACTCTCGTATCCGAGTGAACTGTGGCTACCCCGGCATCACAGCTAAGGAGTGCTTAAGCAGGAAATGCTGCTTCCGGGCACATCCTGCTGGTGTCCCCTGGTGCTTCTACCACCGCACGGTCGAAGAAG GTTGTTAA